The Antennarius striatus isolate MH-2024 chromosome 20, ASM4005453v1, whole genome shotgun sequence genome includes a region encoding these proteins:
- the chpf2 gene encoding chondroitin sulfate glucuronyltransferase, whose product MRLSPFLAVFRPALPLILGLSLGFGLSLLMVSWRQGETDDSCRDKLGVGMAFLDRDSQSDPKDGSRNEDVQPRIVPYHKDPNKLHKKVLRTRYILSELGIRERLLVGVLTSRSTLNTLAVAVNRTVAHHFHSTFFFTGLRSPKVPEGMTVVAHGDDRPVWLMYETVRHLHRNYGAAYDWFLLAQDDTYMQADRLTELVGHLSAGRDLYMGRAEEFIGGEEKARYCHGGYGYLLSHSLLARLQPHLDTCRNDILSVRPDEWLGRCIIDYLGLSCVEMHQGMSYRYFELGKNADPEREDSIQFKNAFTVHPVSDPNLMYRLHKRFSQIELESTYQQIQQLQVQINNLSDLTPEGSAGVTWPIGINPPFNPRTRFEVISWEYFTEEHIYSCIDSSPKCEMRGADRADVSAVLEVALQHLNERYQPQLHFRKRRLLNGYRRFDPTRGMEYVLDLALEAYTQKDHSQVISKRVNLLRPLSAVEIIPMPYVTEATRVQVILPVTAQDQDYVGNFLDMYVMNTLDTHDNVLLTFLFIYDPFDAQRVSQTDVFAGIKAMIGEVEKRYADVKIPWISVKTEVPSQVKLMDIISKKHPVDTLFFLARVGTEVNADFLNRCRMNAISSWQVFFPVHFQEYSPAVYRDQQPSTSPSSFDSESLRGGHFDRHVFDEACFYNADYMTSRTKMAADILDNEELLESMDVYDIFVRYSGLHVFRAVEPALIQKYVRRTCNPRFSEDIYHRCVLSNLEGLGSRANLAMALFEQEQANST is encoded by the exons ATGCGGCTCTCCCCGTTTCTGGCCGTGTTCAGGCCTGCGTTACCCCTCATCCTCGGGCTTTCTTTGGGATTTGGTCTGAGCCTCCTGATGGTGTCCTGGAGGCAAGGGGAGACCGATGACTCCTGTCGGGATAAGCTGGGTGTCGGGATGGCTTTTCTGGACAGAGATTCCCAAAGTGACCCCAAGGACGGATCTAGAAATGAAGACGTCCAGCCACGCATCGTCCCCTATCACAAAGACCCCAACAAGTTACACAAGAAAGTTCTCAG AACGCGGTACATCCTGTCTGAACTGGGCATCAGGGAGCGACTGCTGGTGGGAGTGCTGACGTCCCGGTCGACTCTCAACACGCTGGCTGTGGCGGTGAATCGCACCGTCGCCCACCACTTCCACAGCACCTTTTTCTTTACGGGACTGCGTAGCCCTAAGGTGCCCGAAGGCATGACGGTGGTCGCTCATGGCGATGACCGTCCGGTTTGGCTGATGTATGAGACGGTGCGTCACCTCCACAGGAACTACGGCGCCGCTTACGACTGGTTCCTGCTAGCCCAGGATGACACCTACATGCAAGCGGATCGCCTGACGGAGCTGGTGGGCCACCTCAGCGCGGGGCGGGACCTGTACATGGGCCGGGCGGAGGAGTTTATCGGTGGAGAGGAGAAGGCGCGCTACTGCCACGGCGGCTACGGGTATCTGCTGTCCCACAGCCTGCTGGCCCGGCTGCAGCCCCACCTCGACACGTGCCGTAACGACATCCTCAGCGTCAGACCCGACGAGTGGTTGGGACGCTGTATTATTGACTACCTGGGTCTGAGCTGCGTGGAGATGCACCAA GGGATGAGCTATCGCTACTTCGAGCTTGGAAAAAATGCTGATCCAGAACGTGAAGATAGCATCCAGTTTAAGAACGCCTTCACAGTCCACCCGGTGTCAGACCCCAACCTCATGTACAGACTCCACAAACGCTTCAGTCAGATCGAACTGGAGTCGACGTATCAACAAATTCAGCAGCTGCAG GTGCAGATCAACAACCTGAGTGACTTGACACCCGAGGGTTCCGCCGGAGTTACGTGGCCCATCGGAATCAACCCTCCCTTCAACCCCAGAACTCGTTTTGAAGTCATAAGCTGGGAGTACTTCACTGAAGAGCACATCTACTCGTGCATCGACAGCTCCCCCAAGTGTGAGATGAGAGGCGCCGACCGGGCCGACGTGAGCGCCGTCCTGGAGGTGGCGTTGCAGCACCTGAACGAGCGCTACCAGCCTCAGCTGCACTTCCGGAAGCGGCGCCTGCTGAACGGCTACCGACGTTTCGATCCCACCCGAGGGATGGAGTACGTGCTGGACCTGGCGTTGGAAGCCTACACCCAGAAAGATCACAGCCAGGTCATCTCCAAACGGGTCAACTTGCTGCGACCTCTGAGCGCAGTGGAGATCATCCCCATGCCTTACGTGACGGAAGCGACCCGAGTGCAGGTCATCCTACCCGTCACTGCCCAGGATCAGGATTACGTCGGGAACTTCCTGGACATGTACGTGATGAACACGCTGGACACCCACGACAACGTTCTGCTCACCTTCCTGTTCATTTACGATCCGTTCGACGCACAGCGAGTCAGCCAGACCGACGTGTTCGCCGGCATCAAGGCCATGATCGGCGAGGTGGAGAAGCGCTATGCCGACGTGAAGATTCCCTGGATCAGCGTGAAGACGGAGGTGCCCTCGCAGGTCAAGCTGATGGACATCATCTCCAAGAAGCACCCGGTGGACACGCTGTTCTTCCTGGCCAGGGTGGGAACAGAGGTCAACGCCGACTTCCTGAACCGATGTAGGATGAACGCCATCAGCAGCTGGCAGGTTTTCTTTCCCGTTCACTTCCAGGAGTACAGTCCCGCCGTCTACCGCGATCAGCAACCCTCGACCTCCCCTTCCTCTTTCGATTCGGAGTCGCTGAGAGGCGGCCACTTCGACCGCCACGTCTTCGACGAGGCGTGCTTTTACAACGCCGACTACATGACCTCCAGGACCAAGATGGCAGCCGACATATTGGACAACGAAGAGCTGCTGGAGAGCATGGACGTGTACGACATATTCGTGCGTTACTCCGGGCTGCACGTCTTCAGAGCCGTGGAGCCGGCGCTGATCCAGAAATACGTGAGGCGAACGTGCAACCCACGTTTCAGCGAGGATATCTACCACCGCTGCGTCCTCAGCAACCTGGAGGGGCTGGGCTCGCGCGCCAACCTCGCCATGGCTCTGTTCGAGCAGGAGCAGGCCAACAGCACCTAG